The proteins below are encoded in one region of Paraburkholderia phenazinium:
- a CDS encoding DUF4148 domain-containing protein yields the protein MKSLIEAAVIAALIAAPLAAFAQSSQPLTRAEVRAQLVELEKAGYNPRDWMNYPENIQAAEARVAAEKADASGYGVGSNGSSQAGH from the coding sequence ATGAAGTCGCTGATCGAAGCTGCTGTTATCGCCGCCCTGATCGCTGCACCGCTTGCAGCATTTGCGCAATCGAGCCAACCGTTGACGCGCGCGGAAGTGCGCGCCCAACTCGTGGAGCTGGAGAAGGCCGGCTATAACCCGCGCGACTGGATGAACTACCCCGAGAACATTCAAGCCGCCGAAGCTCGTGTTGCCGCCGAAAAGGCCGACGCGAGCGGCTATGGCGTCGGCAGCAACGGCTCGTCGCAAGCAGGTCATTAA
- the phoR gene encoding phosphate regulon sensor histidine kinase PhoR, translating into MNIIWARSIVSIVLLAVLCALLGVFVNVKAALIFAVVVLLAQSAFSTFHKQRLWRLLDAPVYGEVPSAPGIWGEIYYRLHKLAKRWHAQVRQVEQQHSRFIQAIQASPNGVAMLDDHDQIEWCNAISEVHFGLDAKRDLRQHITHLVRQPDFVRYLNSHHYEQMLIMRGMGEKRQNVLSVQVFPYGENRKLVLSQDITELERTDAMRRDFVANVSHELKTPLTVLSGFLETMRELPLGEAERARYLELMEQQAARMRHIVNDLLVLAKLEGDNKPPSDQMIDMRAVLRHLRDDAQSLSSDHHCITFDADEGLTVTGVETEILSALGNLVTNAIRYTPDGGKIHVTWQSSGGSAVFSVTDSGLGIPAADIPRLTERFYRVDRSRSRDTGGTGLGLAIVKHVLQRHDAQLEVKSEEGRGSTFTVRFPVFRTARRQPAPA; encoded by the coding sequence ATGAACATCATCTGGGCGCGTTCCATTGTCTCGATCGTGCTGCTTGCTGTTCTGTGCGCATTGCTTGGCGTGTTCGTTAACGTCAAGGCGGCACTGATCTTCGCGGTCGTCGTTCTGCTCGCACAGAGCGCTTTTAGCACCTTCCATAAACAGCGTCTGTGGCGCCTGCTCGATGCGCCGGTCTACGGCGAAGTGCCGAGCGCGCCGGGTATCTGGGGCGAAATCTATTACCGGCTGCACAAGCTCGCGAAGCGCTGGCATGCCCAGGTGCGTCAGGTCGAGCAGCAGCATTCGCGTTTCATCCAGGCCATCCAGGCTTCGCCGAACGGCGTTGCCATGCTCGACGATCACGATCAGATCGAGTGGTGTAATGCCATTTCCGAAGTGCATTTCGGCCTCGATGCGAAGCGCGATCTGCGGCAGCACATCACCCACCTCGTGCGTCAGCCGGACTTCGTGCGCTATCTGAACTCGCATCACTACGAGCAGATGCTGATCATGCGCGGGATGGGCGAGAAGCGCCAGAACGTGCTGTCGGTGCAGGTGTTTCCGTACGGCGAGAACCGCAAGCTGGTGTTGTCGCAGGACATCACCGAGCTCGAACGTACCGACGCGATGCGGCGCGATTTCGTGGCCAATGTGTCGCACGAACTGAAGACGCCGCTGACCGTGTTGTCCGGGTTCCTCGAAACGATGCGCGAATTGCCGCTGGGCGAAGCCGAGCGCGCCCGCTACCTTGAACTGATGGAGCAGCAGGCGGCACGTATGCGGCATATCGTCAACGATCTGCTGGTGCTCGCCAAGCTCGAAGGCGACAACAAGCCGCCGAGCGATCAGATGATCGACATGCGTGCCGTGCTACGGCACCTGCGCGACGATGCTCAAAGCCTTTCGAGCGATCACCATTGCATCACCTTCGACGCCGATGAGGGGCTCACCGTGACGGGCGTCGAGACCGAGATTCTGAGCGCGCTTGGCAACCTGGTGACCAATGCGATCCGCTATACGCCGGACGGCGGCAAGATTCACGTGACGTGGCAGTCGAGCGGTGGCAGCGCAGTGTTTTCCGTGACCGATAGCGGGCTTGGGATTCCCGCTGCCGATATTCCCAGGCTCACCGAACGGTTTTACCGCGTCGACCGCAGCCGCTCGCGCGACACGGGTGGCACAGGTTTGGGCCTTGCGATCGTCAAGCACGTGTTGCAACGGCACGATGCGCAGCTCGAAGTGAAGAGCGAAGAGGGGCGCGGCAGCACGTTCACCGTGCGCTTCCCGGTGTTCCGCACGGCGCGGCGGCAACCTGCGCCGGCCTGA
- a CDS encoding DUF2288 domain-containing protein encodes MTSNDAAHSPLYLSLLAETAKIGWPELERFFARGILLHVARDLDLVSVAEAIASDDTAQVTQWLSAGLVERMPGETAADFAARDPDLWAVVVSPWVCVQERG; translated from the coding sequence ATGACATCGAACGACGCCGCCCACAGTCCGCTTTACCTCTCGCTGCTCGCGGAAACCGCGAAAATCGGCTGGCCTGAGCTCGAGCGCTTCTTTGCGCGCGGCATCCTGCTGCACGTCGCGCGGGACCTCGATCTGGTCAGCGTCGCCGAGGCGATTGCCAGCGACGATACGGCCCAGGTAACGCAGTGGTTGTCAGCGGGCCTCGTCGAGCGCATGCCGGGCGAAACCGCTGCCGATTTCGCCGCGCGCGATCCAGACCTTTGGGCCGTGGTGGTCTCGCCGTGGGTTTGCGTGCAGGAACGCGGTTGA
- the ppx gene encoding exopolyphosphatase: protein MSSLNGGASNKIAALARMESAQSMVNTPQLLAAVDLGSNSFRLIVGRVEETDAGSQIYQVDALREPVRLAAGLSSDKMLDRASQVRGWDALKRFGERLRDFHPDHVRAVATNTLRIAKNASEFLGEARAALGFPIEVIAGREEARLIYAGAAHSVPASPGKRLVVDIGGGSTEFIIGSHYTPIKMESLYIGCVSHSRTFFPAGNVDEYTMRQAELAAGREIQIISHEYKKTGWEQAIGSSGTARALAELVEANGFNDAGITHGISRGGLERLKRALIKAENVNRLKLVALKADRIPVLAGGLSIMLAVFDELGVDYVDTTDGALRLGVLYDLLGRSQHEDMRTVTVEGFMRRYGVDRAQAGRIGDLAVSFYDQFDEPDGERRAENRMFLSWAASLHEIGLSISHSAYHKHSAYIASNADMPGFSRTDQARLAALVLGHAGKLGKLSQTREVEWPLLFCLRLAALLCRRRADVGLPGIAVSRVNNGYEVRLPKEWVANNPLTDYSMIQEAAEWEKVGIPYRVVYTDD, encoded by the coding sequence ATGTCGTCTTTGAACGGCGGGGCTAGCAACAAGATAGCCGCGCTTGCGCGTATGGAGTCCGCTCAATCGATGGTCAACACGCCACAACTTCTCGCTGCCGTCGATCTTGGCTCGAACAGCTTTCGTCTGATCGTGGGCCGGGTCGAAGAAACCGATGCCGGCAGCCAGATCTATCAGGTCGACGCGCTACGCGAGCCCGTGCGGCTCGCCGCGGGCCTGTCGAGCGACAAGATGCTCGACCGCGCCTCGCAGGTGCGTGGCTGGGACGCGCTCAAACGCTTTGGTGAACGGCTGCGCGATTTCCATCCCGATCATGTTCGGGCCGTCGCCACGAATACGCTGCGCATCGCGAAGAACGCGAGTGAATTTCTCGGCGAGGCCCGCGCGGCACTGGGTTTCCCGATCGAAGTGATTGCCGGGCGTGAAGAGGCCCGTCTGATTTACGCCGGCGCCGCGCACTCGGTGCCCGCCAGTCCCGGTAAACGGCTGGTGGTCGATATCGGCGGCGGTTCCACGGAATTCATCATCGGCTCGCACTACACGCCGATCAAGATGGAAAGCCTGTATATCGGCTGCGTGAGCCATAGCCGGACCTTCTTTCCGGCCGGCAACGTCGACGAGTACACGATGCGTCAGGCCGAGCTTGCCGCCGGCCGCGAAATCCAGATCATTTCTCACGAGTACAAGAAAACCGGCTGGGAACAAGCCATTGGTTCGTCGGGCACGGCACGGGCGCTCGCGGAACTGGTGGAAGCGAACGGCTTTAACGACGCGGGCATCACGCATGGCATTTCGCGCGGCGGCCTCGAACGCCTGAAGCGTGCGTTGATCAAGGCTGAGAACGTCAACCGGCTGAAACTGGTGGCGCTGAAAGCGGACCGGATTCCGGTGCTGGCGGGCGGCCTGTCGATCATGCTGGCCGTGTTCGACGAACTGGGTGTCGATTACGTCGACACCACCGACGGCGCCTTGCGTCTCGGCGTGCTGTACGACCTGCTGGGGCGTTCGCAGCACGAAGATATGCGCACGGTCACCGTGGAAGGCTTCATGCGCCGCTACGGCGTGGATCGCGCGCAAGCAGGGCGCATCGGCGATCTGGCGGTGAGCTTCTACGATCAGTTCGACGAGCCGGATGGCGAACGTCGCGCCGAGAACCGCATGTTCCTGAGTTGGGCGGCGTCGCTGCACGAGATCGGGCTGTCCATCTCGCACAGCGCGTATCACAAGCACTCGGCCTATATCGCCAGCAACGCGGACATGCCGGGCTTTTCGCGCACTGATCAGGCGCGTCTCGCGGCGCTCGTGCTGGGCCATGCGGGCAAGCTCGGCAAACTGTCGCAAACGCGTGAGGTGGAGTGGCCGCTGCTGTTCTGTCTGCGTCTCGCTGCGCTGTTGTGCCGGCGCCGTGCGGATGTCGGTTTGCCGGGTATTGCCGTAAGTCGCGTGAACAATGGCTACGAAGTGCGTTTGCCGAAGGAATGGGTGGCGAACAACCCGCTCACTGACTACAGCATGATTCAGGAAGCCGCGGAATGGGAGAAGGTGGGCATCCCGTATCGCGTCGTTTATACGGACGACTGA
- a CDS encoding DUF3309 family protein: MTLGTILLIILILLLIGALPSWPYSSGWGYRPTGLLGIVLIVVIILLLMGRI; the protein is encoded by the coding sequence ATGACACTCGGAACCATCCTGCTGATCATCCTGATCCTGCTGCTGATTGGCGCCCTGCCAAGCTGGCCGTATAGCAGCGGCTGGGGCTACCGGCCGACCGGCCTGCTCGGTATCGTACTGATCGTGGTGATCATCCTGCTGCTGATGGGACGAATCTAG
- a CDS encoding pentapeptide repeat-containing protein has translation MSLNSTTPAAGVHIVADATLAREDVQRLLAATHGPIRFEDCDFEGADLSRLDLRSAEFHRCTIVEASFFGAALTQSRWLRCRGRQADFASADLVDAVFQSSDLNNTSWRRAKLASVNYTGCKLTGANFEACTALGLTFVETLLVGAHLRGLSFRKATLQELDFSDADLAGADFREARFEGGSLRDANLKGARFDGADLRLADLSGVRLVDAGLFRGATISHQQAAVLVTELGLRVL, from the coding sequence ATGTCGCTCAATTCTACGACGCCTGCCGCGGGCGTTCACATCGTCGCCGATGCCACGCTCGCACGTGAAGACGTGCAGCGATTGCTCGCCGCCACTCATGGTCCGATTCGGTTCGAAGACTGCGACTTCGAGGGCGCGGATCTGTCGCGGCTCGATTTGCGTAGCGCCGAATTTCATCGCTGCACCATCGTCGAGGCTTCGTTTTTCGGCGCCGCACTGACGCAAAGCCGCTGGTTGCGTTGCCGTGGGCGGCAGGCGGATTTCGCCTCGGCGGACCTCGTCGACGCCGTGTTTCAGTCGAGCGATCTCAACAATACGAGCTGGCGCCGCGCCAAGCTCGCGTCAGTCAACTACACCGGATGCAAACTCACAGGCGCGAACTTCGAGGCCTGCACCGCGCTAGGCCTGACGTTCGTCGAGACGCTGCTGGTCGGCGCGCATCTGCGTGGCCTGTCATTTCGCAAAGCCACGCTGCAAGAACTCGATTTCTCCGATGCCGACCTCGCTGGCGCCGACTTCCGGGAGGCGCGGTTCGAAGGCGGCAGCCTCAGGGACGCGAACCTCAAAGGTGCTCGTTTCGATGGCGCAGACCTGCGCCTCGCCGATCTGAGCGGCGTACGTCTCGTGGACGCGGGACTGTTTCGCGGCGCGACGATTTCCCACCAGCAGGCCGCTGTGCTGGTGACTGAACTGGGGCTGCGCGTCTTGTGA
- the sixA gene encoding phosphohistidine phosphatase SixA: MNLILWRHAEAEEIAPTDLARQLTVRGRKQAQAVAKWLRARLDEDAMILSSPAARTIQTVESLTDQYRVVRELAPGASAADVLTAAGWPAGIASTVVIVGHQPTLGHVAAQLLANNSESSWPLKKAGVWWLANRERDGDEQVVLRAAISPDLL; encoded by the coding sequence ATGAACCTGATCCTCTGGCGCCATGCCGAGGCCGAAGAGATCGCGCCGACCGACCTCGCCCGCCAGTTGACCGTGCGCGGCCGCAAGCAGGCGCAAGCCGTGGCGAAGTGGCTGCGCGCGCGGCTCGACGAGGACGCCATGATTCTCTCGAGTCCGGCGGCGCGCACCATCCAGACGGTCGAGAGCCTCACCGACCAATACCGCGTGGTGCGCGAACTCGCGCCCGGCGCCAGCGCCGCTGACGTGCTGACCGCCGCCGGCTGGCCAGCAGGCATCGCATCGACGGTAGTGATCGTCGGCCATCAGCCCACGCTCGGTCACGTCGCTGCACAGTTGCTTGCGAACAACAGCGAATCGAGCTGGCCGCTCAAGAAAGCTGGCGTATGGTGGCTTGCAAACCGGGAGCGCGACGGCGACGAGCAGGTCGTGCTGCGCGCCGCCATCAGCCCGGATCTGCTGTAA
- a CDS encoding GNAT family N-acetyltransferase, with translation MQDLPTSSLPFASNLETRRRLPRAEETVTAQHRLQVAWARTEEELREAQHLRYRVFADEMGARLTGPAGLDVDAFDHYCDHLLVRDLDTLKVVGTYRALPPHQAARIGRLYAESEFDVSRLTHLRPKMVEVGRSCVHPDYRSGAVIMSLWGGLAAYMMHNGYETMLGCASVSMADGGHYAANLYCALRDNAMTSQEYRAFPHTPLPVEELQTGANVAPPPLVKGYLRVGAKICGAPAWDPDFNTADFLTLLRLSEINERYARHFLGDALPG, from the coding sequence ATGCAAGATCTGCCGACGTCCTCCCTGCCATTCGCTTCGAATCTCGAGACGCGTCGCCGTCTGCCGCGTGCCGAGGAAACGGTTACCGCGCAACACCGGCTGCAAGTAGCCTGGGCGCGGACCGAAGAAGAACTGCGCGAAGCCCAGCATCTGCGTTACCGGGTTTTCGCCGACGAAATGGGCGCCCGTCTGACGGGCCCTGCAGGCCTTGATGTCGACGCATTCGATCACTACTGCGATCACCTGCTGGTGCGCGATCTCGATACGCTGAAAGTGGTCGGCACCTATCGCGCGTTGCCACCGCATCAGGCCGCGCGCATCGGCCGCCTGTATGCCGAAAGCGAGTTCGATGTTTCGCGTCTCACTCACCTACGGCCGAAGATGGTCGAAGTGGGCCGTTCATGCGTGCACCCGGACTACCGCAGCGGCGCGGTGATCATGTCGTTGTGGGGCGGTCTCGCAGCGTACATGATGCACAACGGCTACGAAACGATGCTTGGCTGCGCAAGCGTGTCGATGGCCGACGGCGGCCACTACGCGGCGAACCTGTACTGCGCGCTGCGCGACAACGCGATGACGTCGCAGGAATACCGGGCCTTTCCGCACACGCCGCTACCCGTCGAAGAGTTGCAAACCGGCGCGAACGTTGCGCCACCGCCGCTCGTCAAAGGTTATCTGCGAGTTGGCGCAAAAATTTGCGGCGCGCCGGCCTGGGATCCTGACTTCAACACGGCCGATTTTCTGACGCTGCTGCGCCTGTCTGAAATCAATGAACGCTATGCACGTCACTTCCTGGGCGATGCATTGCCGGGGTGA
- a CDS encoding helix-turn-helix domain-containing protein, producing the protein MDETAFEPAPESGPDRSNAAQHLARNLVALRHARALTQEGLAKSSGVPRSTVANLESGEGNPSLAVLMKVASALGAPLDELLASPRAKVRKWSVDDISAQNRGNGLTIRPLVPEPVPDGILETMAFAPGAYMRGTPHLPGTREYFTCMEGRVAIFVAGERHGLETGDVLAFPGHVPHSYRNEDPQRDALGVSIVVLAKAGV; encoded by the coding sequence ATGGACGAGACTGCTTTTGAACCCGCTCCCGAGAGCGGGCCCGACAGGTCGAACGCGGCCCAGCATCTGGCGCGCAACCTCGTAGCGTTGCGTCACGCGCGTGCGTTGACCCAGGAAGGGTTGGCGAAGTCGTCGGGAGTGCCGCGTTCGACGGTGGCCAATCTGGAATCGGGCGAAGGCAATCCATCGCTGGCGGTGCTGATGAAGGTGGCCAGTGCGCTTGGCGCGCCGCTCGATGAATTGCTCGCCTCGCCACGTGCCAAGGTCCGCAAATGGTCAGTCGACGATATCTCCGCGCAAAATCGCGGCAACGGTTTGACGATCCGCCCACTGGTCCCGGAGCCTGTGCCGGATGGCATTCTGGAGACGATGGCGTTTGCGCCGGGCGCCTACATGCGTGGCACGCCGCATCTGCCCGGCACGCGCGAGTACTTCACCTGCATGGAAGGGCGGGTCGCGATTTTTGTGGCGGGTGAACGGCACGGACTCGAAACGGGCGATGTGCTCGCGTTTCCTGGCCATGTGCCGCATTCGTATCGCAATGAGGATCCGCAGCGCGACGCGTTAGGGGTATCGATTGTGGTGCTGGCCAAGGCTGGGGTATAG
- a CDS encoding S-adenosylmethionine:tRNA ribosyltransferase-isomerase yields MTMRAATLPVQRPHDARLLVVDRHGHIEHRPRHAFVELLRPGDCVIANDAATLPASLHGIHRRSGAVIEIRLAGRASLDPQDVKRFTAVVFGGGDFHTPTEARAAPPLLAPGDRLSFGKLEATIVRMLDHPRLVELQFHADAAHIWETLAQQGKPVQYAHLHEALALWDVWTPIAAQPVAFEPPSAGFVLDWRSIDALQVRGIPFATLTHAAGLSSTGDAALDQRLPLDEPYRIPAATAALIAATRAQKGRVVAIGTTVVRALEHAASSNGVVHAGDGVATQRIGPQTQLHAVDVIVSGTHEPDTSHYALLRAFTDTLTLQGVTDELEAHRYRTHEFGDSVWIERRACVVRDARMRPVDPRERERCPAPGIGLADSHRKDSAMPAVPSSRPNRAGPTLRNVRTVSDELAPVAHSPDKETSHDTRNHPADHPDPAADWRPAKLAV; encoded by the coding sequence ATGACGATGCGCGCCGCCACGCTGCCTGTTCAACGTCCTCACGATGCACGCCTGCTGGTGGTCGACCGTCACGGGCATATCGAGCATCGACCACGCCACGCATTCGTGGAACTGCTGCGCCCGGGCGATTGCGTAATCGCGAACGATGCTGCAACGCTACCCGCCAGTCTGCACGGCATCCATCGACGCAGCGGTGCCGTGATCGAAATTCGCCTCGCGGGACGCGCGTCGCTCGATCCACAAGACGTCAAACGCTTTACTGCCGTGGTGTTCGGGGGCGGCGATTTTCACACGCCGACCGAAGCACGTGCTGCCCCGCCACTGCTCGCGCCTGGTGACCGGCTGAGCTTCGGCAAGCTCGAGGCGACCATCGTGCGGATGCTCGATCATCCGCGTCTCGTGGAGCTGCAGTTTCATGCGGACGCGGCGCACATCTGGGAGACGCTGGCACAACAAGGCAAGCCGGTGCAGTACGCCCATCTGCACGAGGCGCTGGCGTTATGGGATGTGTGGACGCCGATCGCCGCACAGCCAGTGGCGTTCGAACCGCCCTCCGCCGGCTTCGTGCTCGACTGGCGCAGCATCGATGCGCTGCAGGTGCGCGGCATTCCGTTTGCGACGTTGACGCACGCAGCGGGCCTGTCATCCACCGGCGACGCGGCGCTCGATCAGCGCTTGCCGCTCGACGAACCCTATCGCATTCCGGCGGCCACTGCTGCGCTGATCGCTGCGACGCGTGCACAGAAGGGACGCGTCGTCGCTATCGGCACGACAGTTGTGCGGGCGCTTGAACACGCGGCGAGCAGCAACGGCGTCGTGCACGCGGGCGACGGCGTCGCCACGCAACGAATCGGACCACAGACGCAGTTGCATGCGGTGGATGTGATTGTCTCCGGTACGCATGAGCCGGACACCAGCCACTACGCGTTGTTGCGCGCCTTCACCGATACCCTGACGCTGCAGGGCGTGACCGATGAGCTGGAGGCGCATCGCTATCGCACGCATGAGTTTGGCGATTCCGTGTGGATCGAGCGGCGTGCCTGCGTCGTGCGAGACGCGCGGATGCGCCCGGTGGATCCGCGCGAACGGGAACGTTGCCCAGCGCCGGGCATAGGCCTTGCTGACTCGCACCGCAAGGACAGCGCGATGCCGGCGGTCCCGTCAAGCCGGCCCAACCGTGCCGGACCCACCCTACGCAACGTACGCACCGTATCAGACGAACTGGCGCCAGTCGCGCACTCGCCTGACAAGGAGACATCGCATGACACTCGGAACCATCCTGCTGATCATCCTGATCCTGCTGCTGATTGGCGCCCTGCCAAGCTGGCCGTATAG
- a CDS encoding SDR family oxidoreductase, translated as MIHTPHNLQDIRVALTGGTSGLGLALMDELLTRGARVAFVARDQRRVAEVAAARPKVAGIVGDMSNKDDIYPLAMQISGLLGGVDVLVNNASALGPVPLALLADTECEDFETALATNLLGPFRLTRALLGSLTAAARERGGAVVLNVSSDAAIEPYPGWGAYGASKAGLRHLSRIWDQELATQKVRVLSLDPGDMDTPLHALAAPGDDPTTLKRPADAAREFADAIEAALHALRDPAHLEGVRA; from the coding sequence ATGATCCACACGCCCCACAATCTGCAAGACATTCGTGTCGCTCTGACCGGCGGGACCTCGGGGCTCGGCCTCGCTTTGATGGACGAACTGCTGACGCGCGGCGCGCGCGTCGCTTTCGTGGCTCGCGATCAACGGCGCGTGGCCGAGGTGGCTGCGGCACGTCCGAAGGTGGCGGGTATCGTCGGCGATATGTCGAACAAGGATGACATCTATCCGCTCGCGATGCAGATCAGCGGCCTGCTCGGCGGCGTCGACGTGCTGGTGAACAATGCATCCGCGCTCGGTCCAGTGCCGCTCGCGCTGCTCGCCGATACGGAGTGCGAAGATTTCGAAACGGCGCTGGCGACCAATCTGCTCGGGCCGTTCCGCCTCACGCGCGCGCTGCTTGGCTCGCTCACTGCCGCCGCACGCGAACGGGGCGGCGCCGTCGTGCTGAACGTCTCGAGTGATGCGGCAATCGAGCCGTATCCGGGCTGGGGCGCATACGGTGCGAGCAAGGCCGGCCTGCGTCATCTGAGCCGCATCTGGGACCAGGAACTGGCCACGCAGAAAGTGCGTGTGCTGTCGCTCGATCCTGGGGACATGGACACACCGCTGCATGCCCTCGCTGCGCCCGGCGACGACCCCACGACCCTGAAGCGTCCCGCCGACGCAGCTCGCGAATTCGCCGACGCAATCGAAGCGGCATTGCATGCGCTGCGCGATCCGGCCCACCTTGAAGGAGTACGAGCATGA
- the ppk1 gene encoding polyphosphate kinase 1 has translation MSTRYPLLNRELGILGFNERVLAQAADPAVPLLERLRFICITSSNLDEFFEVRMAGLQEQMRDNPGALSPDGMSLQHVYDLVVERAQKLVHRQYRMLHDTVLSALEQEGIYFHGTEAWNEAQTEWARNYFFDELLPVLTPIGLDPAHPFPRVLNKSLNFVVELEGKDAFGRQALMGIVQAPRALPRLVRMPQELSGYPHGFVLLSSLLQRFVGELFPNLVVRSCNQFRITRNSELFVDEDEITNLRVALQGELPARHLGNAVRLEVSAETPAHLVQRLLDESGLSDKDCYFVDGPVNLVRLMQLPEMVDRPDLKFVPHIPSIPTQIANSASLFDVIDNGDVLLHHPYESFQPVLELLLQAAKDPNVMAIKQTIYRTGTDSPLMDALMQAARNGKEVTVVVELLARFDEETNINWAAQLEAVGAHVVYGVVGHKCHAKMMLIVRRVSHNGKMTLKRYAHLGTGNYHPRTARLYTDFGLMTADQKICEDVHHVFQQLTGIGGELKLHELWQSPFTLHPKLIEAIRAEADHARAGKKARIVAKMNALLEPTVIAELYEASMAGVKIDLIVRGVCSLQPGVPGLSENITVRSIVGRFLEHHRIFYFYDGGKEQVYLSSADWMDRNFFRRVEVAFPINNRRLKRRVIAEGLSAFLGDNQSAWLMQSDGHYRRRRPGKSSRNAQMSLLGKFCI, from the coding sequence ATGTCCACCCGCTACCCCCTACTGAATCGCGAACTGGGCATCCTGGGTTTCAATGAGCGTGTACTGGCGCAAGCCGCTGATCCCGCCGTGCCCTTGCTCGAACGCCTGCGTTTCATCTGCATCACCAGCAGCAACCTCGACGAATTCTTCGAAGTCCGTATGGCCGGACTGCAGGAGCAGATGCGCGACAACCCGGGCGCACTGTCGCCGGACGGCATGTCGCTGCAGCACGTCTATGACCTCGTGGTGGAGCGCGCGCAGAAGCTCGTGCATCGCCAGTACCGCATGCTGCACGACACCGTGCTCTCCGCGCTCGAACAGGAAGGCATCTATTTTCACGGCACCGAAGCGTGGAATGAAGCGCAGACCGAATGGGCGCGCAATTACTTCTTCGACGAACTACTGCCCGTATTGACGCCAATCGGACTCGATCCCGCGCATCCGTTCCCGCGCGTGCTCAATAAAAGTCTGAATTTTGTGGTCGAACTCGAAGGCAAGGACGCCTTTGGACGCCAGGCACTGATGGGCATCGTGCAGGCGCCGCGCGCGCTGCCGCGGCTCGTGCGCATGCCGCAGGAACTCTCGGGCTACCCGCACGGCTTCGTGCTGCTCAGCTCGTTGTTGCAGCGCTTCGTGGGCGAACTGTTCCCGAATCTGGTGGTACGCAGTTGCAACCAGTTTCGCATCACACGTAACAGCGAACTGTTCGTGGATGAAGACGAAATCACCAATCTGCGCGTCGCGCTGCAAGGCGAACTGCCGGCGCGGCACCTGGGCAACGCGGTGCGCCTCGAAGTATCGGCGGAGACGCCCGCGCATCTGGTACAGCGCCTGCTCGACGAAAGCGGCCTCTCGGATAAAGACTGCTACTTCGTGGATGGCCCCGTCAATCTGGTGCGGCTGATGCAGTTGCCGGAGATGGTGGACCGGCCGGATCTGAAATTCGTCCCGCACATTCCGTCGATCCCGACGCAGATCGCCAATAGCGCGAGCCTGTTCGACGTAATCGATAACGGCGATGTGCTGCTGCATCACCCGTACGAAAGCTTCCAGCCCGTGCTCGAACTGCTGTTGCAGGCGGCCAAAGATCCTAACGTGATGGCGATCAAGCAGACCATCTACCGCACCGGCACCGATTCGCCGTTAATGGACGCGCTGATGCAAGCCGCCCGCAACGGCAAGGAAGTCACGGTGGTGGTGGAACTGCTCGCGCGCTTCGATGAAGAAACCAATATCAACTGGGCCGCGCAGCTCGAAGCCGTGGGCGCGCACGTCGTGTATGGCGTCGTGGGCCACAAGTGTCACGCGAAGATGATGTTGATCGTGCGGCGCGTGTCGCACAACGGCAAGATGACGCTCAAGCGCTATGCCCACCTCGGCACGGGTAACTATCACCCGCGCACGGCGCGTCTGTACACCGACTTCGGGTTGATGACGGCCGACCAGAAGATCTGCGAAGACGTGCACCACGTGTTCCAGCAGCTCACGGGCATTGGCGGCGAACTGAAGCTGCACGAACTGTGGCAATCGCCGTTCACGCTGCATCCGAAGCTCATCGAGGCGATTCGCGCTGAAGCGGACCACGCACGCGCCGGCAAGAAGGCGCGCATTGTCGCCAAGATGAACGCCCTGCTCGAGCCGACCGTTATTGCGGAGCTGTACGAAGCGTCGATGGCAGGGGTGAAGATCGATCTGATCGTGCGTGGTGTGTGTTCGTTGCAGCCGGGCGTACCGGGGCTGTCCGAGAACATCACGGTGCGCTCGATTGTCGGGCGCTTCCTCGAGCACCATCGGATTTTCTACTTCTACGATGGCGGCAAGGAACAGGTTTACCTGTCGAGCGCCGACTGGATGGATCGCAATTTCTTCCGGCGCGTGGAAGTGGCGTTCCCGATCAACAACCGCCGCCTGAAACGCCGCGTGATTGCGGAGGGTCTGTCGGCGTTCCTCGGCGACAACCAGTCCGCATGGCTGATGCAAAGCGATGGACACTATCGCCGGCGCAGGCCGGGCAAGTCCTCACGTAATGCGCAGATGAGCCTGCTTGGGAAGTTCTGCATCTGA